A genome region from Denticeps clupeoides unplaced genomic scaffold, fDenClu1.1, whole genome shotgun sequence includes the following:
- the st8sia6 gene encoding alpha-N-acetylneuraminide alpha-2,8-sialyltransferase isoform X1 translates to MKSSLPRLPFCLLTAGLILTLLIWFLFSERYMTSKSPSQDQKSSVIDSTDACPRDIISSVVQRYSVHWRKQEINYKYFRTLLKSSCSGYSVAVITQANTPLGSMILYDGEKRKPLTVTPAIFHTFAKDLPIGNVIETCAVVGNGGILANSSCGHKIDSAKFVFRCNLPPMNGFEKDVGNRTDLVTVNPSILLEKFAGLMEHRWPFVESLHPYGNSLMLIPAFSYGLNTPVSLRAVYTLEDFQSPVHPIFLNPKYLSNLAGFWHARGLHPVRLSSGFILASLALEVCIDVQLYGFWPFSQHPDGRQAVNNHYYDNRESKKKVHTMPVEFDHLLQLHEQGILRLHLGDCLPNDRQTASSTQTTSRAQTNRCGHAGATTTQTPTNS, encoded by the exons ATGAAATCTTCACTGCCAAGGCTTCCATTCTGTCTTCTTACAGCTGGCTTGATTCTCACTTTGCTCATTTGGTTTCTTTTCAGTGAAAG ATATATGACTTCTAAGAGCCCCTCACAAGATCAAAAGAGTTCTGTTATTGATTCAACAGACGCTTGTCCGAG AGACATCATTAGTTCAGTGGTACAGCGCTACTCTGTTCACTGGAGAAAACAGGAgataaattacaaatatttcag GACTCTTTTGAAGAGCAGCTGCAGCGGTTATTCAGTGGCAGTTATAACTCAAGCCAACACTCCTCTTGGGTCAATGATTCTTTATGATGGTGAGAAGAGAAAGCCATTAACAGTGACCCCTGCAATCTTTCACACCTTTGCAAAG GATCTTCCCATTGGAAATGTAATTGAAACGTGTGCTGTTGTTGGAAATGGTGGAATTCTGGCAAACAGCAGCTGTGGACACAAAATTGACTCTGCCAAGTTTGTATTCAG ATGCAATCTCCCCCCTATGAATGGGTTTGAAAAGGATGTTGGAAATAGAACAGACCTGGTGACAGTCAACCCTAGTATCCTCCTAGAAAA GTTTGCAGGACTAATGGAACACCGGTGGCCATTTGTTGAGAGCCTGCATCCCTATGGCAACTCCCTCATGCTTATCCCAGCCTTTTCCTATGGCCTTAACACACCAGTGTCACTTCGCGCAGTCTACACCCTGGAGGACTTTCAGAGCCCTGTGCATCCTATTTTTCTCAACCCTAAGTACCTAAGCAATCTGGCTGGTTTCTGGCATGCCCGAGGTCTGCATCCAGTGCGCCTGAGCTCTGGATTTATCCTGGCTAGCCTTGCACTAGAAGTTTGTATTGATGTGCAGCTTTACGGTTTCTGGCCTTTCAGCCAGCATCCAGATGGACGTCAGGCCGTAAATAACCATTACTATGACAATCGTGAGAGCAAGAAGAAGGTCCACACTATGCCTGTGGAGTTTGACCATCTCCTGCAGCTCCATGAGCAGGGAATTCTTAGGCTGCACCTTGGAGACTGTCTGCCCAATGACAG GCAGACTGCatcaagcacccagaccacTTCCAGAGCCCAAACCAACAGGTGTGGACATGCTGGAGCCACCACGACCCAAACCCCAACAAACTCTTGA
- the st8sia6 gene encoding alpha-2,8-sialyltransferase 8F isoform X2: MKSSLPRLPFCLLTAGLILTLLIWFLFSERYMTSKSPSQDQKSSVIDSTDACPRTLLKSSCSGYSVAVITQANTPLGSMILYDGEKRKPLTVTPAIFHTFAKDLPIGNVIETCAVVGNGGILANSSCGHKIDSAKFVFRCNLPPMNGFEKDVGNRTDLVTVNPSILLEKFAGLMEHRWPFVESLHPYGNSLMLIPAFSYGLNTPVSLRAVYTLEDFQSPVHPIFLNPKYLSNLAGFWHARGLHPVRLSSGFILASLALEVCIDVQLYGFWPFSQHPDGRQAVNNHYYDNRESKKKVHTMPVEFDHLLQLHEQGILRLHLGDCLPNDRQTASSTQTTSRAQTNRCGHAGATTTQTPTNS, translated from the exons ATGAAATCTTCACTGCCAAGGCTTCCATTCTGTCTTCTTACAGCTGGCTTGATTCTCACTTTGCTCATTTGGTTTCTTTTCAGTGAAAG ATATATGACTTCTAAGAGCCCCTCACAAGATCAAAAGAGTTCTGTTATTGATTCAACAGACGCTTGTCCGAG GACTCTTTTGAAGAGCAGCTGCAGCGGTTATTCAGTGGCAGTTATAACTCAAGCCAACACTCCTCTTGGGTCAATGATTCTTTATGATGGTGAGAAGAGAAAGCCATTAACAGTGACCCCTGCAATCTTTCACACCTTTGCAAAG GATCTTCCCATTGGAAATGTAATTGAAACGTGTGCTGTTGTTGGAAATGGTGGAATTCTGGCAAACAGCAGCTGTGGACACAAAATTGACTCTGCCAAGTTTGTATTCAG ATGCAATCTCCCCCCTATGAATGGGTTTGAAAAGGATGTTGGAAATAGAACAGACCTGGTGACAGTCAACCCTAGTATCCTCCTAGAAAA GTTTGCAGGACTAATGGAACACCGGTGGCCATTTGTTGAGAGCCTGCATCCCTATGGCAACTCCCTCATGCTTATCCCAGCCTTTTCCTATGGCCTTAACACACCAGTGTCACTTCGCGCAGTCTACACCCTGGAGGACTTTCAGAGCCCTGTGCATCCTATTTTTCTCAACCCTAAGTACCTAAGCAATCTGGCTGGTTTCTGGCATGCCCGAGGTCTGCATCCAGTGCGCCTGAGCTCTGGATTTATCCTGGCTAGCCTTGCACTAGAAGTTTGTATTGATGTGCAGCTTTACGGTTTCTGGCCTTTCAGCCAGCATCCAGATGGACGTCAGGCCGTAAATAACCATTACTATGACAATCGTGAGAGCAAGAAGAAGGTCCACACTATGCCTGTGGAGTTTGACCATCTCCTGCAGCTCCATGAGCAGGGAATTCTTAGGCTGCACCTTGGAGACTGTCTGCCCAATGACAG GCAGACTGCatcaagcacccagaccacTTCCAGAGCCCAAACCAACAGGTGTGGACATGCTGGAGCCACCACGACCCAAACCCCAACAAACTCTTGA